One genomic segment of Hypomesus transpacificus isolate Combined female chromosome 5, fHypTra1, whole genome shotgun sequence includes these proteins:
- the LOC124468050 gene encoding coiled-coil domain-containing protein 92-like isoform X2 codes for MDKSKLEHQVAGVERGVAFLQQEHLAMLTGLHLEITHLRRRCQELSGELNSRFPERVASEEEVELAARCQAAECLLAEQQCMMGVVRGDLRSRRARATALGRSLRDEERRFLEELKRRSHRITSLSRELHRQTVTTSMLCQELHSARLRLFQQSQGGEHGTKEEDEEEGWEEEGEEEEEDEEEEEEDEGGGEDEDWLLTPPPPASPSLSERRRNRRVRVREERVRACVPQERVTSPLRAGPMPDPAIFLEPLRYRLLPWNRPIKTRERVQKEGKWRDRSGRRERVDMGVAEGETEL; via the exons ATGGATAAGAGCAAGCTGGAGCATCAGGTAGCTGGCGTTGAGAGGGGCGTGGCCTTCCTCCAGCAGGAGCACCTGGCCATGCTAACAGGCCTGCACCTGGAGATAACACACCTTAGGAGGCGTTGCCAGG AGCTCAGCGGGGAGCTGAACTCCAGGTTTCCTGAAAGAGTCGCGTCAG aAGAGGAGGTTGAGCTGGCTGCGCGGTGCCAGGCCGCGGAATGTCTCCTAGCAGAGCAGCAATGCATGATGGGAGTGGTCCGCGGGGACCTGAGGTCACGGAGAGCACGAGCGACGGCCCTGGGGCGGAGCCTCAGGGACGAGGAGCGGCGTTTCCTGGAAGAGCTGAAACGCCGTAGCCACAGAATCACCTCCTTGAGCAGGGAGCTCCACCGCCAGACCGTTACCACATCCATGCTGTGCCAAGAGCTGCACTCTGCTCGCCTGAGACTGTTCCAACAAAGCCAGGGAGGAGAGCACGGGACaaaggaagaggatgaagaagaaggatgggaggaagaaggagaagaggaggaggaggatgaggaggaggaagaggaggatgagggcgggggagaggatgaagacTGGCTTCTGACTCCGCCTCCTCCTGCATCTCCGAGCCTGTCAGAGCGCAGACGGAACAGGCGTGTCCGTGTGAGGGAGGAGCGGGTCCGGGCGTGCGTTCCACAGGAGAGAGTGACATCACCTCTCAGGGCGGGCCCCATGCCTGATCCCGCCATTTTCTTGGAGCCGCTTAGGTATAGACTGCTCCCCTGGAATAGGCCAATCAAAACAAGGGAAAGAGTTCAAAAGGAGGGAAAGTGGAGGGATAGGTCAGGGCGGAGGGAGAGGGTAGATATGGGAGTagcagagggagaaacagaactGTGA
- the LOC124468050 gene encoding tripartite motif-containing protein 26-like isoform X1, translating to MKDMHRKLADPLLITTPTPPFPGRCGELVVMDKSKLEHQVAGVERGVAFLQQEHLAMLTGLHLEITHLRRRCQELSGELNSRFPERVASEEEVELAARCQAAECLLAEQQCMMGVVRGDLRSRRARATALGRSLRDEERRFLEELKRRSHRITSLSRELHRQTVTTSMLCQELHSARLRLFQQSQGGEHGTKEEDEEEGWEEEGEEEEEDEEEEEEDEGGGEDEDWLLTPPPPASPSLSERRRNRRVRVREERVRACVPQERVTSPLRAGPMPDPAIFLEPLRYRLLPWNRPIKTRERVQKEGKWRDRSGRRERVDMGVAEGETEL from the exons ATGAAGGATATGCACAGGAAGTTGGCAGATCCACTCTTGATAACCACG CCTACACCTCCCTTCCCTGGCAGGTGTGGTGAATTAGTGGTCATGGATAAGAGCAAGCTGGAGCATCAGGTAGCTGGCGTTGAGAGGGGCGTGGCCTTCCTCCAGCAGGAGCACCTGGCCATGCTAACAGGCCTGCACCTGGAGATAACACACCTTAGGAGGCGTTGCCAGG AGCTCAGCGGGGAGCTGAACTCCAGGTTTCCTGAAAGAGTCGCGTCAG aAGAGGAGGTTGAGCTGGCTGCGCGGTGCCAGGCCGCGGAATGTCTCCTAGCAGAGCAGCAATGCATGATGGGAGTGGTCCGCGGGGACCTGAGGTCACGGAGAGCACGAGCGACGGCCCTGGGGCGGAGCCTCAGGGACGAGGAGCGGCGTTTCCTGGAAGAGCTGAAACGCCGTAGCCACAGAATCACCTCCTTGAGCAGGGAGCTCCACCGCCAGACCGTTACCACATCCATGCTGTGCCAAGAGCTGCACTCTGCTCGCCTGAGACTGTTCCAACAAAGCCAGGGAGGAGAGCACGGGACaaaggaagaggatgaagaagaaggatgggaggaagaaggagaagaggaggaggaggatgaggaggaggaagaggaggatgagggcgggggagaggatgaagacTGGCTTCTGACTCCGCCTCCTCCTGCATCTCCGAGCCTGTCAGAGCGCAGACGGAACAGGCGTGTCCGTGTGAGGGAGGAGCGGGTCCGGGCGTGCGTTCCACAGGAGAGAGTGACATCACCTCTCAGGGCGGGCCCCATGCCTGATCCCGCCATTTTCTTGGAGCCGCTTAGGTATAGACTGCTCCCCTGGAATAGGCCAATCAAAACAAGGGAAAGAGTTCAAAAGGAGGGAAAGTGGAGGGATAGGTCAGGGCGGAGGGAGAGGGTAGATATGGGAGTagcagagggagaaacagaactGTGA
- the LOC124467904 gene encoding F-box only protein 40-like, translating to MSGRSRPSGVRLHLHCESCFSRRCRAPVEVSVSCVTIPCRLLCGALFHLCKEEEHSLLCPNERAPCLNAAYGCPIVMPRSWLATHLQVCPASVVCCSMEWLRWPTDDTDIRTPNVLHENLLKEEGGAQALDLATALDDQESLYSRMKMKTLYPELMEKEEEVEEEEKEGATGSLTNGKPTHQGDDGGPLSPLLERSDEDEREEKELTLEQKKEISTDRYNMMERMFSMERGGCAVAARQEPKSGEGKDKESKGEEKREANGDVRGENAGSDPKQAGGCHATGLAPWDEGVMERLGQELSPQEFNMYMVHNGRMLLTFGQIEACTPRDRDFVYGSLEPIPVQTLHSFKIPDSYHYKPRTQLYETMVKYETKEVGVDTADLGGDEETWIRDEAATTLLGYAEIEVMGHKISEGVGTHGLYVDVGTQTHSFPTAPFERDAVLADVMVGRPLKLRLQLQAEGVTSRHTKASSAFTFLCGHSFLRRELPAHFRNVHADIQMCLSGWFEQRCPLAYLGCTYSQRRFQPSTHRATVTYNHELSIFNLRPTVPDTLAGASQPPQDPAEPPTTPRRRAVRGGAGLDSLSTLPYEVLCHMASFLDSLSLSQLALVSRLMREVCSSLLQGRGMVTLRWEKKTYSHGGARWRPKTVWEFSHLFSPVKSWHFANVPSITAHLKVCPYYQTAPPREPVALPSMSESQGGSQERESLVTHFMLNR from the exons ATG aGTGGTCGTTCCCGTCCCTCAGGTGTGCGTCTGCACCTCCACTGTGAGAGCTGCTTCAGCCGGCGCTGCAGGGCTCCTGTGGAGgtctctgtgtcctgtgtgaCCATTCCCTGCCGCCTGCTGTGTGGAGCTCTCTTCCACCTGTGCAAAGAGGAGGAGCACTCGCTGCTCTGCCCCAATGAGAGGGCCCCCTGCCTCAACGCAGCCTACGGCTGTCCAATCGTCATGCCCCGTTCCTGGTTGGCCACCCATCTGCAGGTGTGTCCGGCCAGTGTGGTGTGCTGCTCCATGGAGTGGCTCCGCTGGCCAACAGATGACACAGACATCCGCACACCTAATGTGCTGCATGAGAACCTGCTGAAGGAGGAAGGTGGTGCACAGGCCCTGGACCTGGCCACGGCCCTGGATGACCAGGAAAGTCTGTACAGCCGGATGAAAATGAAGACTCTGTACCCAGAGctgatggagaaggaggaggaagtggaggaggaggagaaggagggagccaCTGGAAGCCTCACTAACGGCAAGCCCACACATCAGGGTGATGACGgag GTCCCCTGTCACCTCTGTTGGAGAGGAGTGATGAagacgagagagaggaaaaggaactGACGTTGGAGCAAAAAAAAGAGATCAGCACCGACAGATACAACATGATGGAAAGAATGTTCAGcatggagagggggggctgtgcAGTCGCCGCCAGACAAGAACCTAAatcaggggaggggaaggacaaGGAGTCAAAAGGGGAAGAGAAAAGGGAAGCAAATGGGGACGTGAGAGGGGAAAATGCAGGTTCAGACCCTAAACAGGCAGGGGGATGCCATGCGACGGGGCTGGCGCCATGGGATGAAGGGGTGATGGAGCGTCTGGGACAGGAACTCAGCCCGCAGGAGTTCAACATGTACATGGTTCACAACGGTCGCATGCTGCTCACCTTCGGCCAGATCGAGGCATGCACGCCACGGGATAGAGACTTCGTCTACGGAAGCCTGGAGCCTATCCCGGTCCAGACCCTGCATTCCTTTAAG ATTCCAGACAGTTATCACTATAAGCCACGGACCCAACTGTATGAAACAATGGTGAAATACGAGACCAAGGAGGTCGGCGTGGACACGGCAGACCTGGGGGGCGACGAGGAGACCTGGATTAGAGACGAAGCCGCCACGACCTTACTGGGCTACGCCGAGATAGAGGTCATGGGTCACAAG ATCAGTGAAGGTGTAGGGACACATGGACTGTACGTAGATGTGGGGACCCAGACGCACTCGTTCCCCACGGCGCCGTTTGAGCGAGACGCGGTGCTGGCAGACGTCATGGTGGGCCGTCCGCTGAAGCTGCGGCTGCAGCTGCAGGCGGAGGGCGTGACCAGCCGCCACACCAAGGCCAGCTCCGCCTTCACCTTCCTCTGTGGACACTCATTCCTACGCAGAGAGTTGCCCGCACACTTCAG GAACGTTCACGCAGACATCCAGATGTGTCTGAGTGGCTGGTTTGAGCAGAGGTGTCCCCTGGCCTACCTGGGCTGCACCTACAGCCAGAGGAGGttccagccctccacacacagggCCACCGTCACCTACAA ccATGAGCTGAGCATCTTCAACCTGCGTCCCACTGTTCCTGACACGCTGGCGGGGGCATCACAGCCCCCCCAGGACCCAGCAGAGCCCCCTACTACCCCCAGGAGGAGGGCGGTCAGGGGGGGAGCGGGGCTGGACTCTCTGAGCACCCTACCCTACGAGGTGCTGTGTCACATGGCCAGCTTCCTGGACAGcctgtctctgtcccagctGGCCCTGGTCTCCCGGCTCATGAGAGAGGTGTGCTCCTCTCTGctgcaggggagggggatggtCACCCTCCGCTGGGAGAAGAAGACCTACTCACATGGAGGGGCCAGGTGGAGGCCCAAAACG gTTTGGGAGTTCAGCCACCTGTTCTCCCCTGTGAAGTCATGGCATTTTGCAAATGTCCCCTCCATCACTGCTCATCTTAAAGTGTGTCCCTACTACCAGACCGCCCCCCCTCGAGAGCCTGTGGCCCTGCCCAGCATGAGTGAATCCCAGGGGGGcagccaagagagagagagcctagtCACTCACTTCATGTTAAACCGGTAA
- the fbxo40.1 gene encoding F-box protein 40.1: MSGRSRPSGVRLHLHCESCFSRRCRAPVEVSVSCVTIPCRLLCGALFHLCKEEEHSLLCPNERAPCLNAAYGCPIVMPRSWLATHLQVCPASVVCCSMEWNRWPAEDAHSHLNTALHENLMREQPGHQEALDLAMATRDQNHLFHSLKMKRLFPELIERVEEEEREEARKIREKKREKEARKNAALTKEAEGAVGGAPLSNGFSDASGSARPSWLSPSPEEEAQEEVEWEQEEEEELTQEEREALARQSGVDARLLRNYSAWERMFTMEMGGCRQAGKGTGKAGKGSGVKSQGLGTLVEESTKTQTVTPTDTHTHPKTDSLCLSSSSSSCLAKESKSTFVYGHVEPMKIITVRTFKVPTSFTAKHGRIRNPSHHKRKDQSVDTSDLGVDLENIPYWEEVQASLLCSLEKELRGHLIAEDTCTDALLQDAGTQTYKFLSAPFKRDMSLADITADRPPELHVQLGAEGVTSRHNKASSAFTFLCGQTFLRREFPAHFRNVHSDIQMCLSGWFEQRCPLAYLGCTYSQRRFQPSTHRATVTYNHELSSFSLRPTVPDTLAGASQPPQDPAEPPTTPRRRAVRGGAGLDSLSTLPYEVLCHMASFLDSLSLSQLALVSRLMREVCSSLLQGRGMVTLRWEKKTYSHGGATWKAKKMVWQFSSRFSTVDAWHFRDIPPMSEHLKVCPYYETEARSKRVFLPCISEDTHKPKHCKGLKLVNMFQKTTIF; encoded by the exons ATG aGTGGTCGTTCCCGTCCCTCAGGTGTGCGTCTGCACCTCCACTGTGAGAGCTGCTTCAGCCGGCGCTGCAGGGCTCCTGTGGAGgtctctgtgtcctgtgtgaCCATTCCCTGCCGCCTGCTGTGTGGAGCTCTCTTCCACCTGTGCAAAGAGGAGGAGCACTCGCTGCTCTGCCCCAATGAGAGGGCCCCCTGCCTCAACGCAGCCTACGGCTGTCCAATTGTCATGCCCCGCTCCTGGTTAGCCACCCATCTGCAGGTGTGTCCGGCCAGTGTGGTGTGCTGCTCCATGGAGTGGAACCGCTGGCCGGCTGAAGACGCTCACTCACACTTGAACACGGCCCTGCATGAGAACCTGATGAGGGAGCAGCCTGGACATCAGGAGGCCCTGGACCTGGCCATGGCCACGAGAGATCAGAACCACCTGTTTCACTCTTTAAAGATGAAGAGGCTCTTCCCAGAGCTGAtcgagagggtggaggaggaagagagagaggaagcgcgGAAGATtcgggagaagaagagggagaaggaggcgaGGAAGAATGCCGCCCTGACCAAAGAGGcggagggggctgtggggggggctCCCCTCTCCAACGGCTTCAGTGATGCATCAGGGTCTGCAAGGCCCTCCTGGTTAAGCCCCTCCCCTGAGGAGGAGGCGCAGGAGGAGGTTGagtgggagcaggaggaggaggaggagctgacccaggaggagagggaggcgttAGCTAGGCAGTCAGGTGTGGATGCAAGGCTCCTGAGAAACTACAGTGCCTGGGAGCGGATGTTCACCATGGAGATGGGGGGCTGCAGGCAGGCTGGTAAAGGTACAGGGAAGGCCGGtaaagggtcaggggtcaaaagTCAAGGGCTGGGCACTCTTGTGGAAGAGTCGACCAAGACACAGACTGTGACCCCCAcagatactcacacacacccaaagacaGACAGCctatgtctctcttcctcctcctcgtcctgtcTGGCGAAAGAATCGAAGAGTACGTTTGTATACGGACACGTGGAGCCGATGAAGATCATCACGGTGCGCACGTTCAAAGTCCCCACGAGCTTCACGGCCAAGCACGGACGCATCCGCAATCCCAGCCACCACAAGCGGAAGGACCAATCAGTGGACACCAGCGACCTGGGGGTGGATCTGGAGAACATACCTTACTGGGAAGAGGTCCAG GCCTCCCTGCTGTGTTccctggagaaggagctgaGGGGTCACCTCATCGCTGAGGACACCTGCACCGACGCTCTGCTGCAGGACGCGGGCACGCAGACCTACAAGTTCCTGTCAGCGCCGTTCAAGCGGGACATGTCCCTGGCGGACATCACGGCAGACAGGCCCCCGGAGCTCCACGTGCAGCTGGGGGCGGAGGGCGTGACCAGCCGCCACAACAAGGCCAGCTCTGCCTTCACCTTCCTCTGTGGGCAGACCTTTCTACGCAGAGAGTTCCCCGCACACTTCAG GAACGTTCACTCAGACATCCAGATGTGTCTGAGTGGCTGGTTTGAGCAGAGGTGTCCCCTGGCCTACCTGGGCTGCACCTACAGCCAGAGGAGGttccagccctccacacacagggCCACCGTCACCTACAA ccATGAGCTGAGCAGCTTCAGCCTGCGTCCCACTGTTCCTGACACGCTGGCGGGGGCATCACAGCCCCCCCAGGACCCAGCAGAGCCCCCAACTACCCCCAGGAGGAGGGCGGTCAGGGGGGGAGCGGGGCTGGACTCTCTGAGCACCCTACCCTACGAGGTGCTGTGTCACATGGCCAGCTTCCTGGACAGcctgtctctgtcccagctGGCCCTGGTCTCCCGGCTCATGAGAGAGGTGTGCTCCTCTCTGctgcaggggagggggatggtCACCCTCCGCTGGGAGAAGAAGACCTACTCACATGGCGGGGCCACGTGGAAGGCCAAGAAAATG GTGTGGCAGTTCAGTTCTCGGTTTTCGACGGTGGATGCGTGGCATTTCCGGGACATTCCGCCCATGTCGGAGCACCTGAAGGTGTGTCCTTACTACGAGACCGAGGCGAGGAGCAAGCGAGTTTTCTTGCCCTGCATCAgcgaggacacacacaaacccaaacacTGCAAGGGCCTCAAGCTGGTCAACATGTTCCAGAAGACGACTATCTTTTAG
- the LOC124468271 gene encoding TLC domain-containing protein 2-like, with the protein MEVKTALLTAGVSACSFRLLNTLVKHLPVPEPARRKVWIWRNTFTSLVHSSLTGTWAVLCFYQNPRMAEDLISSHSLFSHALISVSTGYFVYDLLDMALNQRLSRSWEMLLHHYMVISCFSLPLLTRLYVGFAVVSLLVEVNSVFLHTRQLLRLARPRDAAGSPPVAYRVTVLLNLGTFAVFRVCTLGWMTRWFSRQRGGLPGFTLMLGSLGLGLSTILNTLLLYRLLRSDLLSNTRKADRDQ; encoded by the exons ATGGAGGTAAAAACAGCGCTTCTCACAGCTGGAGTCTCCGCATGCTCTTTTAGACTCCTGAATACATTAGTGAAACATCTGCCGGTCCCAGAACCCGCGCGCAGGAAAGTGTGGATTTGGCGGAACACATTCACGTCTCTGGTTCATAGCTCTTTAACGGGGACATGGGCTGTGTTATG TTTTTACCAGAATCCTCGAATGGCAGAGGACCTGATCTCCTCTCATTCCTTGTTCTCCCATGCTCTGATATCTGTGTCTACAG GTTACTTTGTCTATGACCTACTGGACATGGCCCTCAACCAGAGACTGAGTCGATCTTGGGAAATGCTCCTCCATCACTATATG GTGATCTCTTGCTTCTCTCTGCCCCTGCTGACCCGTCTCTATGTGGGCTTCGCTGTGGTTTCTCTGCTGGTGGAGGTCAACTCTGTGTTTCTGCACACACGCCAGCTCCTGCGCCTGGCCAGACCCAGGGACGCCGCGGGCTCTCCGCCTGTCGCTTACCGGGTCACCGTCCTGCTGAACCTTGGCAC GTTCGCTGTGTTCCGAGTGTGCACGCTGGGATGGATGACCCGCTGGTTCTCCAGGCAGAGGGGCGGCCTGCCCGGGTTCACCCTGATGCTGGGCAGCCTGGGTCTGGGACTCAGCACCATCCTGAACACCCTGTTGCTCTATCGCCTGCTGCGCTCAGACCTGCTTTCCAACACACGCAAAGCTGACCGTGACCAGTAG